A genomic region of Candidatus Pseudomonas phytovorans contains the following coding sequences:
- a CDS encoding RHS repeat-associated core domain-containing protein, which translates to MKYMYFKSWPVTLIEDAGNTSFFRHQRLVLGVGSAEAALLKVDEAGSVLESRGDSLVGVSNYSPYGHTLSPTDIGFKGEWFNRFSRSYPLGNGYRDYSAVLMRFRSPDSLSPMGDGGINPYAFVSNDPVNWSDPSGHRRILYSGIKQTTITEITKGVFRKKRELYITGHGSLDSTKVKFDGVGLSPEQLFEKAKEKGVSFEVRKGDRTRPVYDRVIIAACYSAGTANDRGASFAQKFADKVGSRVRGYEGAVRAVFRGDEFHQVTSWTEPKYRTGFNYKPFDFSPRITDSNSTIRNR; encoded by the coding sequence ATGAAATACATGTACTTCAAAAGTTGGCCGGTTACTCTGATCGAGGACGCAGGCAATACGTCCTTTTTTCGCCATCAACGCCTGGTACTTGGAGTAGGGAGCGCAGAGGCTGCGCTGCTGAAAGTTGACGAAGCTGGCTCGGTACTAGAATCTCGAGGAGATTCGCTTGTCGGCGTTAGCAACTATAGCCCATACGGGCATACCCTATCCCCCACAGATATTGGCTTCAAGGGCGAGTGGTTCAACAGGTTCAGTCGCAGTTATCCATTGGGAAATGGGTATCGTGATTACAGCGCTGTCTTAATGAGGTTTCGTAGCCCAGATAGCCTTAGCCCAATGGGCGATGGGGGCATCAACCCTTATGCATTTGTTTCGAATGACCCTGTTAACTGGTCTGATCCTAGTGGGCATAGGCGTATTTTATATAGTGGTATAAAGCAAACTACTATTACTGAAATTACAAAAGGGGTATTCAGGAAAAAACGAGAGCTGTATATCACTGGGCATGGAAGTCTAGATAGCACTAAAGTCAAGTTTGATGGTGTTGGTCTTAGTCCTGAACAGTTGTTCGAAAAAGCTAAGGAAAAAGGCGTTAGTTTCGAAGTGCGAAAGGGAGATAGAACACGTCCTGTATATGATAGGGTGATTATTGCTGCCTGTTACTCTGCCGGTACTGCTAATGACAGAGGCGCGTCGTTTGCGCAGAAGTTTGCGGACAAGGTGGGCTCTCGGGTCCGGGGTTATGAAGGTGCAGTGCGTGCAGTCTTCCGGGGCGATGAATTTCATCAAGTCACCTCCTGGACGGAACCGAAATATAGGACTGGCTTCAATTATAAGCCATTTGATTTTTCTCCTCGAATCACGGACTCAAATTCGACTATCAGAAATCGCTGA
- a CDS encoding aldehyde dehydrogenase family protein, with amino-acid sequence MVAGLLERLGVAAEAYTQGDYPVHTPIDGSQIASVKLLGKAETIARIDQAQSAFDAWRTVPAPRRGELVRLFGEVLREHKADLGELVSIEAGKITQEGLGEVQEMIDICDFAVGLSRQLYGLTIASERPGHHMRETWHPLGVVGVISAFNFPVAVWAWNTALALVAGNSVVWKPSEKTPLTALACQALFEKALKAFGDAPAGLAQLVIGGREAGEAMVDDPRVPLVSATGSTRMGREVGPRVAARFGRSILELGGNNAMILAPSADLDLAVRGILFSAVGTAGQRCTTLRRLIVHRSLKDEVVARVKAAYGKVRIGDPRKDNLVGPLIDKLSFDAMQGALAKARDEGGQVFGGERKLADQYPNAYYVSPAIAEMPAQSDVVRHETFAPILYVLAYDDFEEALRLNNEVPQGLSSCIFTTDIREAERFQSASGSDCGIANVNIGTSGAEIGGAFGGEKETGGGRESGSDAWKGYMRRQTNTVNYSRELPLAQGIVFD; translated from the coding sequence ATGGTTGCTGGATTGCTCGAGCGCCTTGGCGTTGCCGCCGAGGCTTACACCCAGGGCGACTACCCTGTTCACACGCCGATCGACGGCAGCCAGATCGCCTCGGTGAAATTGCTCGGCAAGGCCGAGACCATCGCCCGCATCGATCAGGCCCAGAGCGCCTTCGACGCCTGGCGCACTGTGCCGGCCCCGCGCCGTGGCGAACTGGTGCGCCTGTTCGGCGAAGTGCTGCGTGAGCACAAGGCCGACCTGGGCGAGCTGGTCTCGATCGAAGCCGGCAAGATCACCCAGGAAGGCCTGGGCGAAGTGCAGGAAATGATCGACATCTGCGACTTCGCCGTTGGCTTGTCGCGCCAGCTGTACGGCCTGACCATCGCCTCCGAGCGCCCGGGCCACCACATGCGTGAAACCTGGCACCCCCTGGGCGTGGTTGGCGTGATCAGCGCCTTCAACTTCCCGGTTGCCGTGTGGGCCTGGAACACCGCTCTGGCCCTGGTGGCCGGTAACTCGGTGGTATGGAAACCGTCTGAAAAGACCCCGCTGACCGCCTTGGCTTGCCAAGCGCTGTTCGAAAAAGCCCTGAAAGCCTTCGGCGACGCTCCGGCTGGCCTGGCGCAACTGGTCATCGGCGGCCGTGAAGCCGGCGAAGCCATGGTCGATGACCCGCGTGTACCGCTGGTCAGCGCCACCGGCAGCACCCGCATGGGGCGCGAAGTCGGCCCACGTGTGGCTGCCCGCTTCGGCCGCAGCATCCTCGAACTGGGCGGCAACAACGCCATGATCCTGGCCCCGAGCGCCGACCTGGACCTGGCCGTGCGCGGCATCCTGTTCTCGGCTGTCGGCACCGCCGGCCAGCGTTGCACCACCCTGCGCCGCCTGATCGTGCACCGCTCGCTCAAGGACGAAGTGGTTGCCCGCGTCAAAGCTGCCTACGGCAAAGTGCGTATCGGTGACCCACGCAAGGACAACCTGGTAGGCCCGCTGATCGACAAGCTGTCGTTCGACGCCATGCAAGGCGCGCTGGCCAAGGCTCGCGACGAAGGCGGCCAGGTGTTTGGTGGCGAGCGTAAGCTGGCTGACCAGTACCCGAACGCCTACTACGTGTCGCCTGCCATCGCCGAAATGCCGGCGCAAAGCGACGTGGTGCGCCACGAAACCTTCGCCCCGATCCTCTACGTGCTGGCCTACGACGATTTCGAAGAAGCCCTGCGCCTGAACAACGAAGTGCCACAAGGCCTGTCGTCGTGCATCTTCACTACCGATATCCGTGAGGCCGAACGCTTCCAGAGTGCTTCGGGCAGCGACTGCGGCATCGCCAACGTCAACATCGGCACCAGCGGCGCCGAGATCGGCGGTGCGTTTGGTGGCGAGAAGGAAACGGGCGGTGGTCGTGAGTCGGGTTCGGATGCCTGGAAAGGCTACATGCGTCGCCAGACCAACACCGTGAACTACTCGCGCGAGCTGCCGCTGGCGCAGGGTATCGTGTTCGACTGA
- a CDS encoding mechanosensitive ion channel family protein — protein sequence MLAFIQSSPLLLGSALILLDLVLWQLIPIQRRAWHIGTRLVIFLLFSSVLVAAGMSPLQPPPWPDDVSRNLMATVLAIGWWLFGARTVTVVFGLLLVARGSHGGRLLQDVLGALIFLVAVVAAAGYVLQLPVKGLLATSGVMAIVIGLALQSTLADVFSGIILNTTRPYQIGDSISIDGTEGKVLEIDWRATRLLTSTGSLAVIPNSVAAKARLLNHSRPVDVHGVSISVVVPAKVRPKRVFDALEKALQGVSAILASPKPKVTVKVSTLESVEYEASGFVADAATKGDARNQLFDLAHRHLEASGVMWNVDLAIPPRSRQREVLDEVRVFRSLSAEERDALSQRMTAVEYLADQVILEVGEHSDHLLVIGSGVVSASVRDGDKLLEAGRMGPGEVLGIEGIIDEDDSFAEFRTLTSCVLYRIDKEQVKSCLIQRGDVQTALSKLQRFRRQSRESLLLQKPTAIKKGGFLSWLHK from the coding sequence ATGCTGGCGTTCATCCAGTCGTCCCCGTTGTTGCTCGGCTCCGCCCTGATCCTGCTCGACCTCGTGCTCTGGCAGCTGATCCCGATCCAGCGCCGTGCCTGGCACATCGGCACGCGCCTGGTGATCTTCCTGCTGTTCAGCTCGGTGCTGGTGGCCGCCGGCATGAGCCCGCTGCAACCGCCACCCTGGCCCGACGATGTCTCGCGCAACCTGATGGCTACGGTGTTGGCCATCGGCTGGTGGCTGTTCGGCGCGCGCACGGTCACGGTGGTGTTCGGCCTGTTGCTGGTCGCGCGGGGCAGCCATGGCGGGCGGTTGCTGCAGGATGTGCTGGGGGCGTTGATTTTCTTGGTCGCGGTGGTCGCTGCCGCGGGCTATGTGTTGCAACTGCCGGTAAAGGGCTTGCTGGCCACCTCCGGGGTGATGGCCATCGTCATCGGCCTGGCGCTGCAAAGCACCCTGGCCGACGTGTTCAGCGGCATCATTCTGAACACCACGCGGCCCTACCAGATTGGCGATTCGATCTCGATCGACGGCACCGAAGGCAAGGTGCTGGAAATCGACTGGCGCGCCACCCGCCTACTCACGAGCACGGGTAGCCTGGCGGTGATTCCGAATTCGGTGGCAGCCAAGGCGCGGCTGCTCAACCACAGCCGCCCCGTCGATGTGCACGGGGTGTCGATCAGCGTGGTGGTGCCGGCCAAGGTGCGGCCCAAACGGGTGTTCGATGCTCTGGAAAAGGCCTTGCAAGGCGTCAGTGCCATTCTTGCCAGCCCAAAACCGAAGGTGACGGTGAAGGTCTCTACGCTGGAGTCCGTGGAGTACGAGGCCAGTGGCTTCGTGGCGGACGCGGCCACCAAGGGTGACGCACGCAATCAGCTGTTCGACCTTGCCCACCGCCACCTGGAAGCCAGCGGAGTGATGTGGAACGTCGACCTGGCCATACCCCCGCGCAGCCGCCAGCGGGAGGTGCTGGACGAGGTGCGGGTGTTCCGCTCACTGAGCGCCGAGGAGCGTGATGCGCTCAGCCAGCGCATGACCGCCGTGGAGTACCTGGCGGATCAGGTGATTCTGGAGGTGGGCGAGCATTCCGACCATTTACTGGTGATTGGCAGCGGCGTGGTCTCCGCTTCGGTACGCGACGGCGACAAGCTGCTGGAAGCCGGGCGCATGGGGCCGGGCGAGGTGCTGGGGATCGAGGGGATCATCGATGAAGACGATTCGTTTGCCGAGTTCCGGACCTTGACCAGTTGCGTGCTGTACCGGATCGACAAGGAACAGGTGAAAAGCTGCCTGATACAGCGTGGCGATGTGCAGACGGCGCTGAGCAAGTTGCAGCGGTTCCGCCGGCAGAGCCGGGAGTCACTTTTGCTGCAGAAGCCGACCGCGATAAAGAAAGGCGGCTTTCTCAGTTGGTTGCACAAGTAG
- a CDS encoding FAD-binding oxidoreductase, producing MSELRQECLWEFVSKPTVAAQALAGEHKADVCVIGGGITGLSAAIHLLEQGKSVILLEAWKIGHGGSGRNVGLVNAGTWIRPDDVEATLGQKQGSRLNKVLGEAPAEVFAMIDRLGIDCQAQHKGTLHMAHNATGIADLEARHEQWRRRGAEVELLTGAQCQEYCGTNKISAALLDRRAGTINPMGYTQGLAAAVARLGGKLFQQSAVEGLERDGDAWRVKTARGSVRADKVVISTGAYTEGDWSNLQKQYFRGYYYQVASKPLQGAAADKVLPHGQGSWDTRTVLSSIRRDDQGRLLLGSLGRVDNKPAWFVRSWADRIQSHYYPELGKVEWEMHWTGCIDFTPDHLMRLFEPAPGLVAVTGYNGRGNTTGTVIGRAFAEFLLKGEAGSLPIPFSPMNGVSAPSLRTAFYESGFSLYHAGQCLRVVL from the coding sequence ATGTCCGAATTGCGTCAAGAATGCTTGTGGGAATTCGTCAGCAAACCGACCGTTGCCGCCCAGGCCCTGGCCGGTGAGCACAAGGCCGATGTCTGCGTGATTGGCGGCGGTATCACCGGCCTGTCTGCGGCCATCCACCTGCTCGAACAGGGCAAGTCGGTGATCCTGCTGGAGGCCTGGAAGATCGGCCACGGCGGCTCCGGGCGCAACGTCGGCCTGGTCAACGCCGGCACCTGGATCCGCCCCGACGACGTCGAGGCCACCCTCGGTCAGAAGCAGGGCAGCCGCCTGAACAAGGTACTCGGCGAGGCCCCGGCTGAGGTGTTCGCCATGATCGATCGCCTTGGCATCGATTGCCAGGCCCAGCACAAAGGCACGCTACACATGGCGCACAACGCCACCGGCATCGCCGACCTTGAAGCTCGTCACGAACAGTGGCGCCGCCGCGGTGCCGAAGTCGAGCTGCTGACCGGCGCGCAGTGCCAGGAATACTGCGGCACCAACAAGATTTCCGCCGCGCTGCTCGACCGCCGCGCCGGCACCATCAACCCCATGGGCTACACCCAGGGCCTGGCGGCTGCCGTGGCACGCCTGGGTGGCAAGCTGTTCCAGCAGTCTGCGGTCGAAGGCCTGGAGCGTGATGGCGATGCCTGGCGGGTGAAGACTGCACGCGGCTCGGTACGCGCCGACAAGGTGGTGATTTCCACCGGTGCCTACACCGAAGGCGACTGGAGCAACCTGCAGAAGCAGTACTTCCGTGGTTACTACTACCAGGTGGCGTCCAAGCCGCTGCAGGGTGCTGCGGCGGACAAGGTGCTGCCACATGGCCAGGGCTCGTGGGACACCCGCACCGTGCTCAGCAGTATCCGTCGCGACGACCAAGGCCGCCTGCTGCTCGGCAGCCTGGGCCGGGTCGACAACAAGCCGGCGTGGTTCGTGCGCAGTTGGGCGGACCGGATCCAGAGCCACTACTACCCGGAGCTGGGCAAGGTTGAGTGGGAAATGCACTGGACCGGCTGCATCGACTTCACCCCTGACCACCTGATGCGCCTGTTCGAGCCTGCACCGGGGCTGGTGGCGGTGACCGGGTATAACGGGCGGGGTAATACCACCGGTACCGTGATTGGCCGGGCGTTTGCCGAGTTCTTGCTGAAGGGCGAGGCGGGCAGCCTGCCGATCCCGTTCTCACCGATGAACGGGGTGAGCGCGCCTTCGCTGCGCACGGCGTTCTACGAGTCCGGGTTCTCGCTGTACCACGCAGGGCAGTGCCTGAGAGTTGTCTTGTAG
- a CDS encoding amidohydrolase, translated as MTADLILFNGKLHTVDREKPTATAAAIKDGRFIAVGNDAEAMAHKGATTQIVDLKQRTVIPGLNDSHLHLIRGGLNYNLELRWEGVPSVADALRMLKDQAARTPTPQWVRVVGGWNEFQFAEKRMPTLEEINQAAPDTPVFLLHLYDRALLNRAALKAVGYDKSTPNPPGGEIQRDKFGNPTGMLIARPNAMILYATLAKGPKLPLEYQVNSTRQFMRELNRLGLTSAIDAGGGYQNFPDDYSVIQELADNNQLTVRIAYNLFTQKPKEELDDFKKWTSSVKLHSGTDFLRHNGAGEMLVFSAADFEDFLEPRPDLPQTMEEELEPVVRHLVEQRWPFRLHATYNESITRMLDVFEKVNRDIPFNGLPWFFDHAETITPQNIERVRALGGGIAVQDRMAFQGEYFVDRYGAKAAEQTPPIKRMLDMGVPVGAGTDATRVSSYNPWTSLYWLVSGKTVGGMELYPEGLDRDTALQLFTQGSAWFSSEQGKKGQIKVGQLADLAALSLDFFSVDEEAIKGIESVLTIVDGKVVYAAGEFDRLGPPQVPVLPEWSPVAKVPGHWRVGTPSLAAAVHQCSGPCGVHAHSHDKARKSSVPVSDFQGFWGSLGCSCFAF; from the coding sequence ATGACCGCCGACCTGATTCTGTTCAACGGTAAACTGCACACCGTTGACCGTGAAAAGCCCACCGCGACCGCCGCCGCCATCAAGGACGGCCGTTTCATCGCCGTGGGTAACGACGCCGAGGCCATGGCCCACAAGGGCGCCACCACGCAAATCGTCGACCTCAAGCAGCGCACGGTGATCCCGGGCCTGAACGACTCGCACCTGCACCTGATCCGTGGCGGCTTGAACTACAACCTGGAACTGCGCTGGGAAGGTGTGCCGTCGGTGGCCGATGCCCTGCGCATGCTCAAGGACCAGGCAGCGCGCACGCCTACCCCGCAGTGGGTACGCGTGGTCGGTGGCTGGAACGAATTCCAGTTTGCCGAAAAACGCATGCCGACCCTGGAAGAAATCAACCAGGCCGCGCCGGACACGCCAGTGTTCCTGTTGCACCTGTATGACCGCGCGCTGCTCAACCGCGCCGCGCTCAAAGCTGTCGGTTACGACAAGAGCACCCCGAACCCGCCGGGCGGCGAGATCCAGCGTGACAAGTTCGGCAACCCGACCGGCATGCTGATCGCCCGCCCGAACGCAATGATTCTCTACGCCACATTGGCCAAGGGGCCAAAACTGCCGCTGGAGTATCAGGTCAACTCCACCCGCCAGTTCATGCGTGAGCTCAACCGCCTGGGCCTGACCAGCGCCATCGACGCCGGCGGCGGCTACCAGAACTTCCCGGACGACTACTCGGTGATCCAGGAGCTGGCCGACAACAACCAGCTGACTGTGCGCATCGCCTACAACCTGTTCACCCAGAAGCCCAAGGAAGAACTGGACGACTTCAAGAAGTGGACCTCCAGTGTCAAGCTGCACAGCGGCACCGACTTCCTGCGCCATAACGGTGCCGGCGAAATGCTGGTGTTCTCTGCCGCCGACTTCGAGGACTTCCTCGAACCGCGCCCGGACCTGCCGCAGACCATGGAAGAAGAACTGGAACCGGTGGTACGCCACCTGGTCGAGCAACGCTGGCCGTTCCGCCTGCACGCCACCTACAACGAATCGATCACGCGCATGCTCGACGTGTTCGAAAAGGTCAACCGCGACATCCCGTTCAACGGCCTGCCGTGGTTCTTCGACCACGCCGAAACCATCACCCCGCAGAATATCGAGCGCGTGCGCGCCTTGGGCGGTGGTATTGCCGTTCAGGACCGCATGGCCTTCCAGGGTGAATACTTTGTCGATCGCTACGGCGCCAAGGCCGCCGAGCAGACCCCGCCAATCAAGCGCATGCTCGACATGGGCGTGCCAGTGGGTGCCGGTACCGACGCCACCCGTGTGTCCAGCTACAACCCGTGGACCTCGCTGTACTGGCTGGTGAGTGGCAAGACCGTCGGCGGCATGGAACTGTATCCAGAGGGTCTGGACCGCGACACCGCACTGCAACTGTTCACCCAGGGCAGCGCCTGGTTCTCCAGCGAGCAGGGCAAGAAAGGCCAGATCAAGGTGGGCCAGCTGGCTGACCTGGCGGCGCTGTCGCTGGACTTCTTCAGCGTTGATGAAGAGGCGATCAAGGGCATCGAGTCGGTGCTGACCATTGTCGATGGCAAAGTGGTGTATGCGGCGGGTGAGTTCGACCGCCTCGGCCCACCACAGGTGCCAGTGCTGCCGGAGTGGTCGCCGGTTGCCAAGGTGCCGGGGCACTGGCGTGTGGGTACACCGTCGCTGGCCGCTGCCGTGCACCAGTGCTCGGGGCCGTGCGGGGTGCATGCGCACAGCCATGACAAGGCACGCAAATCCAGTGTGCCGGTGAGTGATTTCCAGGGCTTCTGGGGGTCGCTGGGTTGCTCATGCTTTGCTTTCTAA
- a CDS encoding LysR family transcriptional regulator — MSKRLVPSMTALQCFEAAARHLSFTRAAEELHLTQSAVSKQVAQLEDMLRHHLFLRIRRRLQLTPAGSLYLAEVNKILTQVDMSSRYVLTYGEQTEILKVATQPSFGVRWLIPHLKGFGKRHTNIHLDIRNEMEPFALLQGSADVVFFYGQGTWPGATCVELFREEVVPVCAPELLAGRELGGAEELADLVLLQSTSRPEAWHEWFLEQDLQSVSAYHGPRFDTFYMALSAAQAGCGVALVPRYLAAKELADGSLVVPWNHAMRSAGAHYLAYAEHAAEVPKVRALVEWIREQLSA; from the coding sequence ATGTCCAAACGCCTGGTGCCTTCCATGACCGCCCTGCAGTGCTTTGAAGCTGCAGCCCGCCATTTAAGCTTTACCCGTGCCGCCGAAGAACTGCACCTTACGCAGAGTGCCGTCAGCAAGCAGGTGGCGCAGCTGGAAGACATGCTGCGTCACCACCTGTTCCTGCGCATCCGCCGGCGCCTGCAATTGACCCCGGCAGGCAGCCTGTACCTGGCCGAGGTCAACAAGATCCTCACGCAAGTTGACATGTCCAGCCGCTACGTACTCACCTACGGCGAGCAGACCGAGATATTGAAGGTAGCTACTCAACCGAGTTTTGGCGTGCGTTGGTTGATCCCGCACCTCAAGGGTTTTGGAAAGCGCCACACCAACATCCACCTGGACATCCGCAACGAGATGGAGCCGTTCGCCCTGCTGCAGGGCTCGGCAGACGTGGTTTTCTTCTATGGCCAGGGCACATGGCCGGGAGCCACGTGCGTGGAGTTGTTCCGCGAAGAGGTAGTGCCGGTGTGTGCGCCGGAGCTGCTGGCCGGGCGGGAGCTGGGCGGTGCCGAGGAACTGGCCGATCTGGTGCTGTTGCAGAGTACGTCACGGCCCGAGGCCTGGCATGAGTGGTTCCTGGAGCAGGACCTGCAAAGCGTCAGCGCCTACCATGGGCCGCGCTTCGATACGTTCTATATGGCGTTGAGTGCGGCGCAGGCTGGGTGTGGGGTGGCGCTGGTGCCGCGTTACCTGGCGGCGAAGGAGCTGGCTGACGGTAGCCTGGTGGTGCCGTGGAACCATGCGATGCGCAGTGCGGGGGCGCATTACCTGGCGTATGCCGAACACGCGGCGGAGGTACCCAAGGTGAGGGCGTTGGTTGAGTGGATTCGCGAGCAGCTATCGGCTTGA
- the ycaC gene encoding isochorismate family cysteine hydrolase YcaC — protein MTNFKYSRLNKDDAAVLLVDHQAGLLSLVRDIEPDAFKNNVLALADLAKFFNLPTILTTSFEQGPNGPLVPELKALFPDAPYIARPGQINAWDNEDFVKAVKATGKKQLIIAGVVTEVCVAFPALAALEEEFEVFVVTDASGTFNAMTRDAAHDRMSQAGAQLMTWFGVACELHRDWRNDVEGLAALCSNHIPDYRNLMTSYNAFNASK, from the coding sequence ATGACCAACTTCAAATACAGCCGCCTGAACAAAGACGACGCCGCCGTACTGCTGGTCGACCACCAGGCTGGCCTGCTGTCGCTGGTTCGCGACATCGAACCAGACGCCTTCAAGAACAACGTGCTGGCCCTGGCCGACCTGGCCAAGTTCTTCAACCTGCCGACCATCCTCACCACCAGCTTCGAGCAAGGCCCCAACGGCCCGCTAGTGCCAGAGCTGAAAGCGCTGTTCCCGGATGCCCCGTACATCGCCCGCCCTGGCCAGATCAACGCCTGGGACAACGAAGACTTCGTGAAAGCGGTGAAAGCCACCGGCAAGAAGCAGCTGATTATCGCTGGCGTGGTCACTGAAGTGTGCGTCGCCTTCCCGGCCTTGGCTGCCCTGGAGGAAGAGTTCGAAGTGTTCGTGGTCACCGATGCCTCCGGCACCTTCAACGCCATGACCCGCGATGCGGCCCACGACCGCATGAGCCAGGCCGGTGCGCAGCTGATGACCTGGTTCGGCGTGGCCTGCGAGCTGCACCGCGACTGGCGCAATGACGTTGAAGGCCTGGCCGCGCTGTGCTCCAACCACATCCCGGACTACCGCAACCTGATGACCAGCTACAACGCCTTCAACGCCAGCAAGTAA
- a CDS encoding alpha/beta hydrolase → MSTFVTRDGTSIYFKDWGSGKPVLFSHGWPLDADMWDSQMEFLASRGYRAIAFDRRGFGRSSQPWSGYDYDTFADDISQLIEHLDLRDVTLVGFSMGGGDVSRYIARHGSERVAGLVLLGAVTPVFGKRDDNPEGVDLSVFEGIREGLRADRAQFIADFATPFYGLNQGQKVSQGVQTQTLNIALMASIKGALDCVTAFAETDFRPDMAKVDVPTLVIHGDADQIVPFETTGKQAAELIRGAELKVYAGAPHGFAVTHAQQLNEDLLAFLQQ, encoded by the coding sequence ATGAGCACCTTCGTTACCCGTGATGGCACTTCGATCTATTTCAAGGACTGGGGCAGCGGCAAGCCCGTGCTGTTCAGCCACGGCTGGCCGCTGGATGCCGACATGTGGGACTCGCAGATGGAGTTTCTGGCCAGCCGCGGCTACCGCGCCATCGCCTTCGACCGCCGTGGGTTCGGCCGTTCGAGCCAACCGTGGAGCGGGTACGACTACGACACCTTTGCCGATGACATCTCCCAGTTGATCGAGCACCTCGACCTGCGCGACGTGACCCTGGTGGGCTTCTCGATGGGTGGCGGCGATGTCAGCCGCTACATTGCCCGCCACGGCAGCGAGCGAGTGGCCGGGCTGGTGCTGCTGGGTGCTGTGACGCCGGTGTTCGGCAAGCGTGACGACAACCCCGAGGGTGTCGACTTGTCGGTGTTCGAAGGTATTCGCGAAGGGCTGCGTGCCGACCGGGCGCAGTTCATTGCCGATTTCGCCACGCCGTTCTACGGCCTGAACCAAGGGCAGAAGGTGTCTCAGGGCGTGCAGACACAAACCCTGAACATCGCGCTGATGGCGTCGATCAAGGGCGCCTTGGACTGCGTGACGGCTTTCGCGGAGACCGATTTCCGTCCGGACATGGCCAAGGTCGATGTGCCGACATTGGTGATTCATGGTGACGCCGACCAGATCGTGCCGTTTGAGACCACCGGCAAGCAGGCAGCGGAGCTGATACGCGGGGCCGAGTTGAAGGTGTATGCCGGGGCGCCGCACGGGTTTGCGGTGACCCATGCGCAGCAACTGAATGAGGATTTGCTGGCGTTCCTCCAGCAGTAA
- a CDS encoding antibiotic biosynthesis monooxygenase, producing the protein MNTALQDNRNVVTLVIQHKVRAASLAAYEAWLKRTVSTARRQPGHLDVNVIRPDDGGLHFTTVVRFADASLLQAWVNSGERQALVNEVLPLLEGGDHTQVHDDPEFWFTPPSTTAAQPPRWKQALLTYLVICPMTMVIPQLLAPLFARFPQLGGPITGNLIANLFVILPVVFFIMPWVTRRCANWLRG; encoded by the coding sequence ATGAACACCGCACTCCAAGACAACCGCAACGTGGTGACCCTGGTCATTCAGCACAAGGTTCGCGCCGCTTCGCTGGCGGCGTACGAAGCTTGGCTCAAGCGCACCGTCAGCACCGCTCGCCGTCAGCCAGGGCACCTGGACGTCAACGTCATCCGCCCAGATGACGGCGGGCTGCACTTCACCACAGTGGTGCGCTTCGCCGATGCGAGCCTGCTGCAGGCCTGGGTCAACTCGGGCGAGCGCCAGGCGCTGGTCAACGAAGTGCTGCCACTGCTTGAAGGTGGTGACCACACCCAGGTCCACGATGACCCAGAGTTCTGGTTCACCCCACCGAGCACCACGGCCGCGCAGCCGCCGCGCTGGAAGCAGGCGCTGCTGACCTACCTGGTGATCTGCCCGATGACCATGGTCATTCCGCAACTGCTGGCGCCGCTGTTCGCACGCTTCCCGCAACTGGGTGGCCCGATCACCGGCAACCTCATCGCCAACCTGTTCGTCATCCTGCCCGTGGTGTTCTTCATCATGCCTTGGGTAACACGCCGCTGCGCCAACTGGCTGCGCGGCTGA